Part of the Lolium rigidum isolate FL_2022 chromosome 6, APGP_CSIRO_Lrig_0.1, whole genome shotgun sequence genome, AAGATTTCAAGCACTATGTATCATAACCTATTAAGCGACCACCATCTCATCCATGTTGGGGCATACAGTCCCTAGCTATCAACTCCAACTTCTGCATACCAGCTACCATCCACTCCTAGTCCTCCAACTGCTGTAACAAAGACCACGACTACAACTAATCGATAGAGAATAAGATATTCAACTTAATGATTTGGGTTGGTGGTCGTCCGTTCACTCCTTTTCTTGCCTTCCTCGTCTCAACCCTGACAAGCATGACAGTACAATCTACGATCATAGCAGTAAGCTACTGTCTCCTCCGGGTGCCCTATATAAATAAAAGAAGCAAAGGGAATTAATTTGACATATAACAAAACTATGTTTCACattgtttttttttggtttcgtTGCGTGGCACTAGTCTTGCAAATgattagagcttttattttggtaAAAAACAATATCATTTCGACATTGTCAATTATACCAGCACTTGCACTAGCTCCAACTAGGAGTAGAGATCACACAGCCTCCCTTAGACCTGGGTGTCAATGCCTGAACAAATAGGGCTATACTAGGATGTGGTGAAAGACCACATGCTAAGTATCTGCCTTTTTTCACACCGAAAGGATTACAAAAAGTTTGTAGTTCTGATGTTGTAGAATCTGTATCATTCAGACAATGTTTTGCTTGTTGATCTATGGAGTATTTCTCCTTTGTTTCCTAACCAGATTCATCTTATAGATACTTCACTGGTCTATTATCTCCTTGGAAAGGCATATTGCTTTTTGGTCCACCGGGAACAGGAAAGGTTTGcacattggaaaaccttcacatgtTTTGTGTTATCATTGTTCTTTTTATCTATGAAGCTATATTGTACCCTTTTAGCAATACTTTAGGGCTTCATGACGGGACTTATTTTTTGAGTAATTTGTCTAAATGTCTTGCTTAATGTGATTATAACTCAATTGTCTTCCATTCAAAATGCCTTCAAACTCATTTGAAATGCCAGATTGGGATTTGAACAACTATTTGTGTACCTATAGCAGTTGCGGTTGCTGGTTGATCTGTTCTGATGTTGTCTTCGTGTTGCTATTGTGCTATTGAATAATTAAGATAAAGAAAGGTTTCACTATTTCACAGTTCTTCTTATATCTGTTCTTCCATTCTTCTCTCCTTTTAACTTAACATTTTTTCCATTCCATGGATTAGCTGTCATGCTGTACTCAAACTAAAATCGGTGACCATCATCAAAGTGCAATTCTTAACTGCCTTCATATATTTCACTTCAGACAATGCTGGCAAAAGCTGTGGCTACTGAGTGCAAAACAACCTTTTTCAATATTTCAGCTTCATCAATTGTTAGCAAATGGCGTGGTATGCCTTTTCCTCCTCTTGTTCCTGATGTGCAGTTGCATTGTTTTTCTGCTATTACCGTTGCTGTTTTTCCCTGGGGTATGCTGGACTGCCCTACAATATATATCAGTCTGACCATTTAATAGATGCTGCGCGGAATTTTTTTTGTACATTAAGTGCCTTTCCTGTTTATTAATATTCTATATTGTTGTCATATATTTACGTTAGATGCATACTTTCATGTTTGTTGGATTCTCTTGGAGAGTAGTATTAAGGGAGCTCTAAATCTGTTCTCTGAAAACAACCTATTTGCAGATATGCACTGCAGTAAATAGTCACTGCATTTAACCTTGCAAACCCCAGGAATTAATACATGCTCTTCCCACCCCGTGATGTTAAGGGGCTTTGGTTTGTGACCCATTTCAACCATACCAAAATTTGATACTACCAAACAAAAATAGCTCACATTTAGTTTGGTGCATAATTTTAGCTCTGCATGCAAAAGAACTGGCAGTGCCAACTCCGCAAGACATGGACACGGGCTTCTCCTGGGGGATGAAATCATCACCCCCTTGTTTTTGGCAGGGCTCTGGCCCGCTGTTTTGTTGACATGTCAATTCAGGAAAGGATGCATTAAATACTGGACTGGTTTGACTACAGTGCTTATAGTGACCATATTTCTAAACCACAGGTCTGATTTGTGGTACATTTGCAGAGCTGTATTCGCTGTGATTTCATCAATAAAATAAGACCCCATACTAGCTATATCTGATATAAAGGTGTCGTATGTATTGCGAGGCCCACACCACACACACATATCAAAATTTTGCATGGTTACAGTCCATAAACCCTTCAGTAGAGATGCCCTGCACCCTTGCACACCTTGTGCTACCCATCAACGTCCTCATGTTGCATCATGCAATGCTTGTAGCTCTTCCATGGACAGTATCCGCTACTAGCCCCTGTTTGCACCACAGTTCTCCCCTGCACCCTTGTACTCCATCTTCTGTTACCTTGACGTCCTCTTGTCGAGCATTACTTACAGATCTTCCTTACCCATTTTGTCTGCTGGCTCCCTGCTTGCACCACAGACTGCTTGTTTAAATGACCCCACTAGTGATTTATGGAGCACTGACTTGTGGAATTGTCACTTTCAGCTATCAACATGGGGAACTGTTTTAAATCACTGATCTTTTTGGTGTGGAGTAATCACCTACTTTACGAACATGGAAGAAGAGATATTTTCATTTAAGTAATTCTGTTTACTCGGCGATATTGCAGTTGTGGAGGTCCACCAAATAGATTGGTCTTTATCTGCCTTTAGATTGATGCTATTACCTCGAATATCACATCCTTATTGTGCATGGGATTCTTGTTTGCCCCATTTCTAGCGAAGTTGTATCACATTTTGCTTACTCATAGTTAGTATGGTGCAGGTGACTCGGAGAAACTCGTAAAAGTATTATTTGAGCTTGCGCGGCATCATGCACCATCTACCATTTTTCTTGatgagattgatgctattattagCCAACGTGGCGAAGCTCGTAGCGAACATGAAGCCAGTCGGCGATTAAAGACTGAACTATTAATACAGGTAGCTGTCTTGGAGATTTTGCAGAGTCTGAATTATACTGAAATGTTTCAATGCTCACTGAATATTAGCCCAAGCACTAAAAGAATGGACACATGGGATTTAGTCAGCACATGGAAATTTCCTGAAGGCGACATGCTCAATAATCTTCTGTTGTTTGCTTTCGTCATGAAGGgctgttttgtttcttttttgatTGTTTCCTGACATTTCATTGGTGCAGATGGATGGACTGACTAAGACAGATGAGCTTGTTTTTGTTCTTGCGGCCACAAATTTACCATGGGAACTGGATGCAGCAATGTTACGCCGATTGGAAAAACGTGTATCCTTTTCTATGCAAACTAGAAATATCAATGTATCATGAACATTCAATGGAGGTCAATTTACCATTTTGCCATAGGCTCTTCTAATTGTACAATCACCTAAAACAGTAGGGTAGTAATTTAACCTTTATATCTGGAAAATGATTGTTCAATCTTATTAGAATGCCACCAGAGTTTGTTTGTGAGACCACACCCTATTCCTTTACCTAAACAAAGGTAAATTTTTCCTTGACTAGTCCTATTAGATTCTTGTGCCCTTACCAGAGCCAGAAGCTAGACATGCTATGTTTGAAGAGTTCCTACCTTCTACTCCTGATGCAATGGAGGTTCCGTATGATATTCTTGTGGAGAACACTGAAGGATATTCGGGCTCTGATATACGCCTTGTGTGCAAGGAGGCTGCAATGCAACCCCTTAGACGGATAATGGCAGCTCTAGAAGGCATCCAAGAAGAAGTGCATGAGGATGGTATGTGCTCTGTCCTTCACTAGTATTCTCATATCTTTTCCGCAATATTTGTGTGCACCAGAACAAATGATTTTGCATCTGTCGTTTCTGTTGGAGATCTGCTGCTCCTTATACCTATTGCTTCCAAAGTTCTAGGAAGATGTTTCCTGTGGGTGCATTCAACGGCTTTAATAGTGAACTTAAAGCTTAAAATAGAAAAGGCCAGTAGGACCTAGTGAATAATTTATATTTAAATCGAACCGttattatatgtaatttttttgacacctttaccgtaggggaagcccctacggtgTAAATTTTATAAATGAACTGAAAGAGCCTTTACAAAGTTTTACGGGAGAATCAAGGGGGATAGAAATGATATATGTAAAAAAAATCAGTTACATTCTAGCACCTTTGGGTTAAAACTGAAAAATGGTGCAGATTTGCCTGAAGTTGGTCCAGTAACGGCAGAGGATATTGAACTTGCTTTGAGGAATACACGGCCGTCTGCTCATCTCCATGCACATAAATACGAAAAATTCAATCAAGATTATGGCAGCCATGTCCTCAGCTAAAGATGGCAAAGACAAGAGTATTTGCCCGCTTTAGATCTCTGAGGTGCTCTTTGAACTGTTCACTAAGCATGTCTAGAAGCCTATTTATATGATTTCAGCTGCACCCTATATGGAACCTAAGTGTTACTTGGCTAACTACCATCCAGTATTTCCAGCTCATAAGCACTCAGCTGTGACGATATTTTCTCCATGTACATTACCATTTGTTTGTCAAGTAATAAGCTCTGGGTCCGATCCTTCGCTTGTTGTCCCTAATTCTGTGGCGTTTTTCCATTCTAAGTATGTTTATGTTCTTCTAAGCAGCTTAAAGCTCTGTTCCTATATTAGTCTCTTTTACTAAACTCCCTCTGGTTCCTAAAAGTTGTTGTTTTCAGACATATGTAGAGTCCATTATCGCAGGGAAAATAGCTAGAGAAAACTAGCAAAATATATGTTTGTTCATGGATCAACACATTAGGTCGTGTCAGCATGTTCCATTATTGTTTTGCTCCATGGTGCGCACTTGGCATCGTCATAGCTCTTAGTTGAGCTTGTCCTCTGGTGGAATTGAGAAACGTTTGTGAGGAAACACTACCTTAGAGGGGTTTGAATTTTTAGATTTGGAGTTGGTAGATGGCAAGGGCTGTTATTTGGGTCTCTGTATAGGACGTTGAGATGATCCCACATGTAAGAACACGCTGCCAACCGATTGACATAAGTAAAGATAATCCCTTGTCATATAGTATGATGATACATATAGCAAACAGGAacactgtagcctttcagcttaaTTTAGCTTAAGCTTTTGGAAGTTGATAGGTACACGAGACTGATACATATAGATAGGCTTAACCGAACTGACGGTTGGGGGATTTCCAAATCGATAAGCTGCTTTACTGCGGAGCAGTGGCAGCATTCAGCAGCAACTCGCTTGCATCCTTGGGGGATTCTTCAGCGCCGAGCTGCAGGAGCAGGAAGGGCTCCAGCCTGCAGGTGGCGAGGTTGGTCTTGTATGCGGCCGTCATGTACTCCTCCCACGTAAAGCTCTTGTACAGTTTCGGCTCCAGCGGCCCCATCACCCCAGCCACTGGCACGATCCTCTCCACCGGCGCCGGGCCGCCGAAGTATATCATCGACAGCCTCGACCGGACCTCCTCCCCGGCCTCTGCCACCACCCTGTGCCTCACACTCCTGTACCTCCCGTTGGTCAGAACCTGCATGGCGTCGCCGACGTTGACGAAGATGGACTCTGTGTCGGGCGGGACGGGGAGCCAGCTGCCGTCCTGCAGCGCGATCTGCAGCCCGGGGATGGAGTTGGAGCGCAGCAGCGACATGATCTGAGGGTCCGTGTGCTCGCCGAACCCCGTGGAGCCACCGCCCACCGCCTCCGGGCGCAGCGACGGCGGGTAGTGGTTCACACGCAGCAGCTCGTCGCTGCCGTCCCTGTGGACCATGCCCCTGAACACGCCTGTGTCCTGCATCCCCAGCCCTTCTGCCATCAGCTCCATCACCCTCCCCGCCACCTTCTGCACTATCCTCATGTACTCATACAGCGCCTGGCTGCACTTGATAATTAACACTCTTGAAGTTCAAATGAAATTTAAGCAGAGTGCAGGTGCAGTCAGATATTATATATGTACCGAAGTGGGATGGGCATAGTTGAGGTGGAATTAACAGTGTGGGAGCCGGTAGACAGCATGAGGTACTCCAGGGAGCCGACGTCGCCGTTGGTCCCGATATTTCGGCAGCCATAGCGGAGCGGCTTCGTAAGGCCGGCGGCACTCTTGATCTTGTCACACTGGGGCAACGCGAAGAAGGCCAGCGCCTCGGCCTCAAGCGTCTCCGCGAGGCCGACGGCCATGCCATGGTTGACGGCCTTGAAGAAGCCGTGGCTGCTGCAGGCGTTGGCGATGGCACCCGCGGAGCCGGGTGACGACAGGTCGATCACCGGAACAAAGGCCAGTGTGGGAGCAACTGGTTGCTTCGTTTGAACATTTCTACTGGCTGGTATTGATGCGTCCATGGTTAATTAGCATGTGTGCCTGCACTTGATGTGATCATGGGGCATGCGAAACGCATGTATTTAAATAGAACGGCTAGTGTGTGCAATGGGTAGCGTTGGCCACTTCAGGGAAACCCAGATTTGAAAGCAGGATACTTTACTAGCCTGATGTAAACGTGATTAACAGGGCGACCGAGAAACATCTCGGTTCAACATACACGCACACACAGGCACAAGCATCCCTGACAGACAAATATGAAATGCATAGGATCGATCTTATGCCTTAATAAGCATAATTAGCGCCATAGCTATCCTTTTTTTTTGTAAGGTTGTCCATTTTGTGGAATTCATGTCGGAACTTCATCCAATGGTTATCTTCTAATCATCGTAGCAACGTCTGCCCTGGGGTTTGCACTTTGTTGTCATACTTCTGTGCTATGGCAGTAAAATCAGGCATGCATAATGGTTGTGATTACTCTAAAAGGCAGCTGCGTTTAAACAATTTACTTTAGCGGACAATACATGACGGATGCCTAGATTCCGCACGCCAAATTGACGATACTGCACACGCGCGCTAAGTTGCCAACTGACACCATGCAAGTGTACTAcccagttgtgttgattattcAGTCAGGAGCACGGACGTGCACCACAAGATCTATTTATTTGTGGTTAAATAGTTGTACCCTTTTGCTGTTCTACTTTGAATGTTACATCTATAATGTTTTTGCGAAGGAGATCTTATAGAATGCTGTGGAGATATTTATATCCAATGATACAGTAGTGACCATTCTAGTTTGAACAATAATGTTCTTTGACATGGTCACACTTCAATGCACATTTTAATTTGTGCGATACTTCGAGCCACATTTTGCACCCATAATTCCACCCGTCCTAGTCCGAGTCTCAAACCAAGGTGCTCTATGTTCTGTCTCGATCTCAATGCCTAACTAGACTACGAGAGGCACGAATTGGCTATGGAAGGAAGGGTGCTTCTGCGCACCACCCGAACCGTATGTGCATGGGATATTTTTTCGTTTCCAGCCGCGCGTCTCAAAGGTTCTTTCCGTCCGGCGTGACCCAATACGGTCGTCCCGAGTTCGTCCCCgatccacaggggacgctctggacacgccggacacaatgaaaagcgaggTGTGGAGTGACAGAACCGACGCGTTAGCGACACAGACgtttaaaaccccgtcgcctacctctggtcaagcgacgttaatggtgtctagctttcccaggcgacgcagtgacgcgtctcgtcgtgcatgatcGTGTGGCCATCCGCGCCGGTATTTATTGCGGCCAACGCCCCGCTGCCGCTGTTGTACAATAAAGAGCGCACCTCCTTCCTTCCCCATTCCAATCTCGCCACACCCTCTTCCTCTCGCCACACCTCCTTCCTCGGCGacaatgtcgtcctcccgcaagaacgtcctcgcggcgaacggcttcggccgcagtAGCCTCACGGTGGCGGAGGCGTGGACGTTGTACCGCGCGCGGTAccctgtcccgccggacatgcgcctgccaagcagcagcgggtggaggatggccgtcaacggggtcggcgtcccgccgccgccggcgggaaCCGAACGCTAGAGGGACTCGATCAGGACCCAGCGTGCTCGCCTCAGCGCCGAGGAGTGGGCCGATCCCACCTAGGCCCACACTGGTAACGACGCATGGTGGGCGGACTTCTTCCAGGCACAGCACGACGCCGAGATGAGCAGCACCAACGGCCTCGTCGGCCGGAGGAACACTTGGAACAGGGAGGGGGGCGTACATTGTGccgaagcgcgaggtgaaggaagACCTGCAGTACGTGACGCCGCCAGCGAGTTGGAGGCGCGGCCATGGCGTCGTTGAATGACaaagacgcctggaggggcgacctcgacgcggtgATCGCCATGTCCGTCGCGACGCTGGGTGCCGCTCGTCGACCTCACAAACGACGGTGAAGCTGGGCCAAGCGACCcgatgaaggacgagcccgtcgacgagcccgacgagcgtggCAAGCACGACGTCGTtgtcgacgacatgtacaacttccaccaaaaCTACAACCCTCTcgccgccgcaagtactactagattagggtttaggcttaaatttcatcgaatttcatctaaatctatgtaatatataccAAGTTTGAATGATTTTAACATTTttcatttaaattttaaaaatcacaaaTTCTGTTTGGAGGACGcgtctggggagcgacgtcccccaaacgcgacacgaagaaAACATGTCCCCCAAATGATACATCTGACGCTGCTTAAGGTCGCTTTGGAGGAtgcagctggagatgctctcgcgtcccccaaaccgtcccccaaagcgatctggggcgcgccggacaaaaaaaccttcCCAGCCGCGTGGCGCAAAGGCCAGTTTTGTCCGGtgtggcccaatacggtgtccggcgcccccagCCCCtcgccgctacacaggggacgctccgggcacgccgaacacaacgaaaagcgaggcgaagcgaggcGGGCCCGACgtgtcagcggctcggacgctcaaccaccGCCTACGTAGCGATAGTGCAGTTGCTggaaagcggaaccgtcgcattggcaaccgcgtcgagcgacgcgccaaccgccggaatggagcgcgaactccttGGAAgatcaaccgccgctctcttcgacttctgcgccgccgttcatccgcgctcaataagacccgtacgcaggcgctttcggatcttcaactggccgccattcatccaagcttctcctcacgacgatgagctacatctctgaGCTTccttccgacacctccagcgagggcaagCCTCGAGGATGGCGTCATTGGTGGGATAGCGGGACGCCCAGCAACGGCGACGATTCTTCGCCGCCAGACATCGACGAGCGGcggcggcc contains:
- the LOC124667798 gene encoding katanin p60 ATPase-containing subunit A-like 2 isoform X2, which codes for MAMAAADDDEPSITRWSFEDFERYYDAGLGIRHQPKGDGDDDDDDEAPAPALGSGPADSARANGGADLAVFEQYERLDRNVEFRNGAMEAGPPQKSLLPSFESAETRNLAETLLRDIIRGSPDVKWESIKGLETAKRLLKEAVVMPIKYPKYFTGLLSPWKGILLFGPPGTGKTMLAKAVATECKTTFFNISASSIVSKWRGDSEKLVKVLFELARHHAPSTIFLDEIDAIISQRGEARSEHEASRRLKTELLIQMDGLTKTDELVFVLAATNLPWELDAAMLRRLEKRSQKLDMLCLKSSYLLLLMQWRFRMIFLWRTLKDIRALIYALCARRLQCNPLDG
- the LOC124667798 gene encoding katanin p60 ATPase-containing subunit A-like 2 isoform X1 — protein: MAMAAADDDEPSITRWSFEDFERYYDAGLGIRHQPKGDGDDDDDDEAPAPALGSGPADSARANGGADLAVFEQYERLDRNVEFRNGAMEAGPPQKSLLPSFESAETRNLAETLLRDIIRGSPDVKWESIKGLETAKRLLKEAVVMPIKYPKYFTGLLSPWKGILLFGPPGTGKTMLAKAVATECKTTFFNISASSIVSKWRGDSEKLVKVLFELARHHAPSTIFLDEIDAIISQRGEARSEHEASRRLKTELLIQMDGLTKTDELVFVLAATNLPWELDAAMLRRLEKRILVPLPEPEARHAMFEEFLPSTPDAMEVPYDILVENTEGYSGSDIRLVCKEAAMQPLRRIMAALEGIQEEVHEDDLPEVGPVTAEDIELALRNTRPSAHLHAHKYEKFNQDYGSHVLS
- the LOC124663367 gene encoding gibberellin 2-beta-dioxygenase 3-like, which encodes MELMAEGLGMQDTGVFRGMVHRDGSDELLRVNHYPPSLRPEAVGGGSTGFGEHTDPQIMSLLRSNSIPGLQIALQDGSWLPVPPDTESIFVNVGDAMQVLTNGRYRSVRHRVVAEAGEEVRSRLSMIYFGGPAPVERIVPVAGVMGPLEPKLYKSFTWEEYMTAAYKTNLATCRLEPFLLLQLGAEESPKDASELLLNAATAPQ